GGCAGCAATTGGGAGCTTTTGTGCCGCTACTGCCACGACAACGAGCACGCCAGATACACGGACGCGGTTCTCGGCGAGGGAATGACTCTGGGCACCGAACCGCAAACGCCCGGCACTTACAAGCCCTTTAGCGACCTTAAAGCCAAATTAAAACGCGAGCGTTGAAATCGTTAGCTGGGCATCCGAAATGCGAGAGAGCTATACTACTTTCGGAGGTTCAAATGAAGTACAAGATCGCAATTCACGAATCTGACGAAGGCTACAGCGTCTCTGTGCCTGGACTGCCCGGCTGCTGGTCGCAAGGACCCTCGGAGCAGGAAGCCTTGGACAATATCCGTGAAGCCATTCGCGAGTACCTAACTGTCGTCGAGGAACAGCTCCGTGGCGAAGAGGTCCGCGAAGTCGAGATCACGGTCTAGCGTTTGCCCAAAGTTGCTGGCGTCAACCACCTGGATGCAGTGCGTGCCTTTGAGAAGGCGGGTTTCTGGATTGCACGCCAGGGCAAGCATATTGTGATGACGAATGGCCAACGCATTCTCACCGTTCCTCGTCACAATCCGATCAATGCCTTCACCATGGGCGGTCTTGCGCGCGACGCTGGACTCTCTGTCGAGCAATTCCGTAAGTTGCTCTAGGCCCGGCCGCCCAAACCGGAACTTCTGCACGACGAGTGTATCCGCGGTGCTTCCCGTGATGCACTTGTGGAGTGTCACAGAAACACGCCGCAGAACACAGACCCGTCACACCGGCCAAGTCCGCGCAGCGGACGCGAGCCGGAATTGCGTCTCAGTTAAACGTTCCCAATAATGTTCCCGTCATGCCAGCGAAAG
This genomic interval from Pseudomonadota bacterium contains the following:
- a CDS encoding type II toxin-antitoxin system HicA family toxin; this translates as MPKVAGVNHLDAVRAFEKAGFWIARQGKHIVMTNGQRILTVPRHNPINAFTMGGLARDAGLSVEQFRKLL
- a CDS encoding type II toxin-antitoxin system HicB family antitoxin is translated as MKYKIAIHESDEGYSVSVPGLPGCWSQGPSEQEALDNIREAIREYLTVVEEQLRGEEVREVEITV